The Apus apus isolate bApuApu2 chromosome 1, bApuApu2.pri.cur, whole genome shotgun sequence nucleotide sequence TGACACAGGTTCCAAATGTATCAGTCACATATTTGAATAAACCTACCAAATTCATGTTTAGATTATCAGGTGCTGTCATCATGAAAAGTAAAGGTGGTGTTTTAGACATCTCTATACCCATTGTAAGTGGTATCCATATTGTaactttttcagtttgaaaggGTATAGCTGAAAAAATTCAGGCCAAATTAGGCACTCAGTGTTCTTGTTCAGGAGTGTCAGAGAATAGTATGAAGAAGGACCGATAGAGGAATTGTTGGGGTATTCAGATTTTTATGCCAGCAAAATCCCCCCATTAATGTTGTGGTAACTTACTTCATTTCACATAACGCACTATTTTAGACTCACAAATCGCTGTGTTTATTTGCTATTTGTTTTATTGTGCTGTTTTTGTGGTAAAGCCCTGGataaaatttcagctttcatGCCATCCAGTGAAGCATTATAATATAAGTCCTTGCAGGTTCAAAGAACAGAAGGGTACTGTACAGGGCTTTGTTTAtatagtggtttttttctggcgATTCTCTGACTCCATGGATCTTTATTAATGATGCAATAGCTGGCTTGCTAGTGTTTTTTTGGTAGTCCCGTATACTCTTGTAACTACGCTTTATTGCCACTTGAGGTCAGCAGCTGCCGAGAAAAAGAAGTCAATAAACTGTCATTCATTGCAATCCgttttcatttgctttatttagaatacttAAAAATCAATGCTTTCTTCAGATCCATATATACATTGTCAAAACCAAAGGATTTCTTTTGAACGCATAGCAGCTTCAGCAAAAAAAGTCGTCTTTGCACGTTACTACAGAGTGGAAATCTAGAACGGCTTCAGGGAGTGTTTATTGGCTTCCCCCGTAGCACTGGGTAAGAGATTGTGGCAGAGATTGGTATATACAATATGATGGTTACAGGGTTTCAGCCTTATCTTTTTGTTTGTACTGAAGTAGTGATAATAAATCTGAATGAGGTATGATTGCTGCAGGAAGTAGTTTGGAATCCAGAAATGGCAAATACCCTTCCTTCTTATTGCAGTAGTAATCAATGTTCTGTCAAGATGTGGGAAAGATGGTGCCTAAAAGTGATTCCTCCCCTCTTTAATCTTGgcattataaataaataaatatataaagaatTATCTTGGTATTGAAATTACTGAACAGGAATTGGGAAACGATTGTTTAGTTCTTGTCTCTGTCATAGACTTAGTGTTGGCTAGTCATTTCCTTAGCTTGAGTCCCAGATTCCTATATGTAACACAAAGAAAGATATTCACTTATCTGGTAAAGTTTTAGAATAAACGTTTTTTGAGTTTTGGCAGggttttttaatgctattttattAGTGGGAATGTCAACAGTAGCATTGTGCCTGACTCTTAGTGTTCACTTTCCTGAATTTGTACTGTTGCTTCTTGTGAGTATTCTCTTCTTCCTGTCCTAGGTTGTTGTGTAACATTCCTAGTAAACATATTCTGTGCTTCAGAAGTGACTGTTATTTAATAGATTATGAAGTTATCTCCATGCATGATTGGCACCTACTGAGGTTCCTGCCAAACCTTTTATACAAAAATCCCCCTGCACTAGGCAAATTTAGTGAATGATACAGACAAGGATCAATTTATCGATCACCAAAATGCATCAGGGGATGTAGGTTAAATATTAGGAAATACTTTTCAGTTATAACACTGATTAAGTCGAAAGAGCAAACTGCCAAATGAAGTTGGGTAATTGCCATCACTAGAGATTTTCCAGGCTATGAGTATGCATCCGTTTAGCAGGGAtgacataaaaataatgcagtcaGTTTTTCCACAGTTCAGAACTGGGGCTGAATGACTCATTATATGCTAGTTTtatcccaaataattttttaaatttcttcccACTTTACCCTAGCTAGGGATAAAGCAGCAGTGATGTCAGCAAAAAAGAGTAAACTTTTCTCTCAGCGTGTGCCAAGCCTACATGAAATAAGAACAAGTTGTAGTGATAGAGAATAAAGCCCAGATTGATGTGacctttattattttaacagtgTCTTTCAGCACAATTACAGAGTTGCAGGATTGCAGAGAACAGAGCTGGAgtataaaataacataaataaatagaaCCAAAGGAGCCAATAGGAGCCAAAGCAGTCAGCAGGAGGTGGTTGGAATTGGGCAGTGAAGGATGGATGAAGGGTTTGCATTGGTCAAAGCCTTTATGATTCAGCCACCAGAGTTGCAAattctggagaaggaaaaaattttttttagatattagaaaatgtagagaaagaggaagagtaTTACAATGATTACAGAGTCACTGGTGTAGCAGAAACATCAAAATAACAGAAGAACAAAGACATTCAAGTTAATTAAAGGTAAAGTATGACTTGGGAAATCTTACAGTGAAATGAAAGGATTTTttgaggaaaagggagaaatgcTATACATGCCAGCCTGTCAAGACTGTCCACCACTATTCCTCTGAAGGACTTGATTAGTTCTCTGTTATTCCTTTGTAAATCTCAGTGGGATGAAGGCaagaaatagaaatttaattttgtggAGAGATAAATTTCCTTTATATCAGAGTTTGGCAAATAGACTCATTAATGAGTTTTTCAGAGTATTCAAGTCCCTATATGATAAATATATTACATTTAAACTCAATTTTGTAATGGAAAATTGACTGAAAATGTCAGAttataaaaacagaaagctgCCGCCAATCTGTGTAGCAATCTTGACAACATTGATGGTAACAATAAAAATCCGTGTGATTTTACCCAGTGGCTTTTATTAGTGTTGTATCCataatatttacataaatgtATCTATGTGCAGTTTGGGGTTATTTTATGCTTGGATATATACAATGCCTTTCAGCAGGATGATAGAGCAGTGAAAAGGCACATTTGTATCCTGGTGAATGGCTGCCTGGCATGCTGCACTCTGGATACTGTGTTATTACCCAAGGAGATTATAATTCCTAGCTCCATCTAACCTTGGAACAGTTACACTTGAGAATACCTTGCACAGTTGTGTGTGCCTCGGAGCGTTAAAaatgacaggctggagggaatcccaagaagggcaacaaagatgataaaGGGATTAGTGGGCATACAGAGAGAGTGGTTTATGGGTTTAACTTAATCAGCTGAGAGGGAAATGACAAAGAGGGGAAGCAGTCATCTGTAAAGGCTCAAGAGAAAATTATTGAAGTTGACTTAAAGAAGAGTAATGTCttgcaactaaaaaaaaaaaatagagagttAAAACTAgacatttaaaagaacattCTAATGTTTAGCTTAAAAATGCTAAACTCTCAATAAGTGAGATCTTTACTGACCAGTGTGTACGAACAGATAGCAGATTTGATGACGTGTCCAAAAAAACAGGTTGCCAAACACTTGACAAACCAGACTGAGAAATGAAAGTGGCAGAGGgtttaaattaaatcaaaatttATCCATCATTTGGAAAGATGTAAATCCAAATTAGGATTAGTGATGCAGATTACTTAATATTAAATGTGTATAAATCCTGTACACAGTGGATACATAGATCGTAAGTGTtgcaaactgaatttaaaagatAACATAAAGTGTCTTGTGATAGAAACCCAAGACTATTCTgggcaaaaaaacaaaaactgctGTGTTTATTAAGTCACTGTGTGAATAAATCCTGCAGAGACAAACGTGAACTGCAATGGAGGAGACCTTTCCAAAAGGGAAAACTTGCTATGCATATTTTATTGGAACAAGTTGTCATTACTTGCTACAGttaaattaaatccttttcGTAATATTTTTTATCTAGGCAATATATTTGGAAAAGGTTATTCAGATTTGCAGCCAAATATTTTCTACAATACATTATGATAGTGATATTATCACTTAATGGCAATATATTTCATGGATATTTTGATAGCCAGGAAACCATAAAATACTCCTTCATGAATAACCACTATGTGCTTTATTACCAGATTTTCAATgtactttaaatatttcagagatgTTCCAGTTGGATAATCTCGTAAACTGGTTCACTACTTACTTTACTGTGAAGATTAGCCCAACTGCAGGTGGTTTGTGGAGGCATTGTTATAAAGTGTATTCATATATGCAAAATGTCTCAGATAAGGCACTGTATATTAGCCCCTGCCTGTTGGTCATTCTTGTGAATGTTTATTGCTTCTGACTGGCCTGTTAGTGAGAGAATCCTAGTGATTGACTGCATCCTCTTTCCCAGTTGTAATTCCCCTTTCAAGCAAAGTTCtatctttatttgaaaaaataatagttttaaatGACAAGGATTTAGACTATTTCgatatgtaaaataatttactagCTATCTTGTGTCAAAGCTCTAACTTAAAAGGAGAGGTTTGTTTCCCTGTGTTCAGTATAGTTTAGTAGTTTATACCAACCTAATGCATACCCTGTAGTATTAATTGGAATGACAGATTTAATTACAGAGGACATGTTAACAGGCTCACTATTTCTCTCATCAGactgtggttgtttttttcattgtccATACAATAGCAAATCTGTTTAGGAAACTTCATAAGTAATGACTTACATTAATTTGTATTAGAAGATACAAGAGCACAAAGAGGGGTAAAGTAATAAATACtttcagaggatttttttttttttgtcttgaatttTATCAGTGCAAGACCAtgatttataatttataattcTGAAAGCTTGATGTCTCACTTCTACTACatctaaagaaaataactgaatattttaaaatatctgcagAAGTTGATTTGTGTCAAGGAAAATACTTCTAGttactgggataaaaatttgcatttgttcTGTCTACAGTGCATGATCTTTAAATGCTCTCTGTACTTTCTTGAGTCTACTAATATCAAGAAACTGAAAGGCGTGATGTGATTGTCCAGTGCTGATACATCAAACAGATTTAGAAAACCTTGTGAGGAGAaagcttaattttcttttctcctctttcataTAAATGTTATCCTGAAGCTGACAGCTGCTTCAGCATCGCTTTCCAATCCAATCTGGAAGCTAGTGTTTGTACTTTTATTAGGTAACCTGGCCTTGGCctgccatttttttccaattcatcATCTTCTGCTCACATCAGTGGAAGATGGAGGGGGGTCAACGTCACACAGATGATTGTTTCTTGCATGAAGAGGCTGCTGGTTTTCAACTGTTTGAAACTGGCAGTTCAGCTACAAATTACAAATCTAGATTGGATAAGAGGTAAGCTGGTGGAACTATTTCTGAGCTGAACAGTCTTGCAGGAATGATAGAAGGTTTAAAGCAGGAGACCTAAGAGAAAATTTATGATTGGATGCCTCTAACTGGAAGGAGTCTGTTTAGGTTGGAATTCATGTTTGTGATAATACATTTGTGAAAGATATCTCTGTGGTGTTAAAAATCTATGAAGACCAGTTCTTAAAACTGCTGTGAATTCACATTAACCCCCTGTGAAAAGCTGTTTGTAATAGTTTAGTGATGTGCAAAGCTGATGTTTGAAACAAGGGGCAAAAGTGAAGCTTGCAACAGACGTACAGCATTGCAATACTGAATATGAATGTGATGTACATTCTTGActatgcattttatttacataGGCAGTTATAATCTGGAATTAGACATATGaaccaaaggaaaagctgagaagtATCTGTCATACTCATCCTTTGGTCACAGTCCCAGCTGTTAACTTTGCATGTATTTCAAGCCTTTCTGGTGTAACAGTTTGCTGTTGGAGAGAAatttaagaaatgtaaaataaactgATAATGTTGTATAGTAGGGATATGGCCAGAGGAAGCAAAAGAACAAGCCCTTCATTCTCTTCTCATTATCAGGTATAAATTCAGGGTATTTCCAGTTCAAAGTTAAGGAAGGGCTAAGGAAGGGTAAAAAGTTAAGGAAGAAGTATGAGGAGGTGTTTCACATTGCTTTGTTACAATGTACTGGCTTTCAGGCATTGtttcaactttaaaaaatgttaccGTCAATCTTAAATGAAAAAGTTAATGTTGTATTTTCTCATATAAGAAAAACTCATTCTGTAATATAGGTATTTTATTCCAATTtatactgcttttgttttgtagcCTTCTGGGAATAACAGAAAATGCATCTGATGTGAGGTTTGTGGGTTAGTTAGCTGCAAGCTTACTTACCTGAAccaagttttcttctgaaactttTGCCCGCTGATTTTAGTACCACTGCCACTAGTTTTAATTGGAATAAGGAGGACTCATACAATAGACCATGTGAAATATCCAGTAATGACACAGTTCATGGGTTCAGTAGTACTGCTAAAATTTAGCAGGAACTTCCTCATGATACTTCTCAATTGCTCCTCTGCAACTGTAATATAATAATGATCTGAGAAATCTGAGGTTTTAGTCTAGAAACAGAGTCGTAGTCACTGATACGCCAGTGTGCTATATGAACAGGCAGTTTAGCCAGTATGTCACCTGACTAATATGTAGGTGAGTgattttgtataattttttcaGCTTCTACATTAGAAGACTATGTTAATtaactgtattttgcttttcctctttttaattgcttgctttcctttttttttttttttttgagataacataatgtttttttgcaaatcCCGGGTTTTTAGAGGTTTCGTGTTATCGTACAGCTTGTCAATAGGGTGGAAACTTAGCAGTTGCCTGCTCTCTAGGTGATTTCATAGTCTGACCACAAACCTCTGCTACTATTTCCGCCAATGAGGAAGGATTTAATTCAGAAATGCATCTCTTCATGTCTGTTCCATTGTGTTTCAGGCATAtagaagaaagagggaaaaggggaaCTTTTGCCTGTGGGCTCATTTGATTCATCACAAAAGGGAATAggaaaagcagtgtttttttaagcaatgcCATTAGAGAGATAGTTGTTCTTTCCTTGTAGTTCATATTTAGTAAAAGAGAGTGACAAACTTTCTTAGCTGTGAAGACCCACATAAACATGGGAAAAACCTGGACAGTTATTGTATTAGAAATTCTGTAGCAGACTGGCTGTACTTTGAATTTTAAGAGCATTGCTTTGCTAAGTCATCCCTATTTATCCCTATTTATTTCAAGCAGAAATGCTGGTACtcggcttttttttttctttctctttcctaatTTTTATAGTCAAGCACTGTCTTTGAACTGTCGGCGTCCTAACCCTCACTCCCCTGATATCAACAGAAAAGTTAAACTAATTCAAGTAGAAGTTGGGTCGGTAGGTGTTTGGTCCTGTGCTGTGTTGTGCCTTAACTCGGTTACTGAAAGTTCTTGCCCCCCCTAGTGTCGGAACTCGGCCCCTGTTTCCCCTAAAGCCTGCAAGCAAGGTATGGCAAATGTAGCAGGATTTGGCATTTCATTAAGTCCAAATTGTGCCCTTGAGAAGGTCACAGCCCGCAGTGATCCCTAGATTTCCTCAGCTCTTGTATGTATGAGTAATATTCTATTGTTACTGTCAGAATTTACTCGTCTAATCACATACCGTCAGCGCCAATTTTACCATCACCATCCTTATCTCCAGCAGCCAGAAGAgcctttgtttctttgtctgATAGGTCTCTTCCCTCCGGGGTAAAGCCCTTCAGTACAAACCTAAAGAGGAGGCgtggaaaaaaagggaagttatTTTCAGAACAGTTTCACTTTGTATTTAATTGTACCACTGTTTTTTTATATAGGACTTGGAGTCCAGGGTTGTATCTTCTGTTGCTGACCTTCTTTAACATTCAGGAGGAGTGCTTCACTCTGAAGCTGTGTTTGTCTTAAGAACTGTGTAAGGTATTGATCATTCATGTGTTTCAGGGTCCTGCAATGAAACCTATGGCTAGCTACCTCCAACACACTTTGGGTGATAAAATCAGCAAACAACTGATAATTGCACACAAGCATAAAAAATTGAATTGTAATCTGTTATCTAGAGtcttgtaaaaaaagaaaagaaatcagacTCTTAAGGCAAGATTATGTGAGAAAGGACGTATCTGTACTTACTTTAATTCTTCCTCTTCAATGAAGCCGCTTCGATCTTTATCAAGAATATGGAAAACCTTCTTCACATCTTCTGGGCTCTTCTTTTTCAGTCCTACCATCTCGAAAAACTTCTTGTAGTTAAAAGATTCAGCCGCTATAGGAGATGAAAAGCCCGAGAACTACTTAGAAAAAGTACTGAAACATATACCAACAAATACCCATGGTTTTCTTCCATACTGCTGTGAGTCCTACCCTGGGAGGCACAGTCGAGCCCAGCTGTGATAGAAGCTGGAGGCGTGCACTGTAAGCGTCCCTGCTTCACAgataattaatgaaataaacataGGGGGAGAGGGGCAGAGTCTCCATTTTGCACACGAAGAGCTGAGCTACACAGGGACAGAGATTTGCCCAAGGTCACATGGAAGTCTGTGACAGAGTTGGGAGCTGAAGTCTAATCTGCTTGGTCTCATTTCAGTGCCTTAAGCCATTTCCCTCCCTAAGTTTTACTCTAAAACAGTCATCTGAGAGGGCACTCTGACTATAGTAGATCACGGTCACTTTCTGACATTTCCAGTCCtagaagaaaacccaacaaaccaaaacgTGCTCTTGCTCAACCACGGAGCACTGACGGAAAGTGTTTCGGAACACATGGCTATTTCAGCTCTTTCGTTTTTCGTGAAGACTTCCTAGAAACCAGTGTTGCATTTCTACCTCTAAGTGTGTGTACAATCGTGGTTTGTAAGCTCAAGCACTGCAAGGGAGTGCTGTTCTATCTCCTGCCTGCAAGACCTTGTAAGGCACGATcgccaggaaggaaaaaaccaacccagaGCTCCTGAAATCGGAGCCCAGATAAATTGCTTTACCTGCTccacctctcctctcctttaACCGCACCTGCTCTAGTCCCACCCACGTAGCCTAACGACTGTGGTGTGGATTAGAAATCCAATACAGTGACCTCCAAAACGTGCTGtggactttttattttttttttccctcatgcATCCTCATTCCCGCCGCAGTTTTTCCTATTACATAAAATTAAGGAGGCTCGGTCTTCCGGGATCTGCGTGACTGAGATCTGTCATTAGTTGCTGCTAATTGCATCTGCTCCGGGACTTAGAGATGGCCCTAGGACAATGGAAGCTAAtgagaaaaacagctgctgGGTTGAGCAAAGCGGTTTGTTGGTCCCTTCCACTCCCCGGCAGCTGAATGTATTCGGGCTCAGCGGGTTTTGCACTTCTGTCTGTTCGGGAAGGTCATGGcacagagcaggacagagaGAGGCTGCTCTCTCGGGGGTGCCATCAGCCGGGTGAGGGGTGAGGAGAGATAAAGCGTGTGCATCCCGGAGCACGATTTCTGGCGTTTCTTTGAGAGCAACCTTAACTACCTGAATCTTTGTAGGCAGGAAAAGGGTTTGCTGTCAGTTCGGGGGTCGCGATGAATTAGAGGGGTAGGGAGTAGCTGACACCGGAGGAGTGTGAGAGGAAGTATGGACCGCTGCAGCCATTCGTCCTGCAGAAAGCTTCTGCAGTCGAGCGGTGCACTCGCTTGCTCTACTGTTGCCTTCTGCTCCATCCCGAAAAGCAAAGCCCACCCGGGGCTTCCTCATAGGGAGTAAGAAAAGGGCAGTTTCTTATCTCCTTGAAACGAGCATCAGCAGTTCTGTAATACCCGAAAACGAATTTCGGGGGTGAGTGGGGAGCATCCACGGCTGACTTCCCTATCCCAAATCAAGATACAATCCATCCTGGTTCGCCGAGGGTTATGTTCCCTTTGAAAGTATCCTCTGTTTGGAAGCAAAGTCTGTCCGCAGTTACTGCTTgccttcctttaaaataaatatttcatctcTGTAATGTGCAGAACAACTTTGCTGAGAATGCAGCCCTGCACTTGATAAACCTGTCATGCTTTCACTGCACTTCTGAAAACACACATCCTCATTCGGTATTTTGTCTAGCTGGATCCTCTAACCTTCCTCGAGCTTAAATAAATGCACTGCTGTCCTAAGCTGAAGAGACGAAAAGAAGAAAaagcgaaaaaaaaaaaaaaaaaaaaaaggcaagcaggCAGCACTCACCTGAAAAGGCTCCCACAGCCTTCTTGATATCCTCAGCGTTGAGCACGTCAGTCATAGCCATCCTGCAACTGTTTGAACAGGGAGGCAAGTGCGAAAAGattaaaaagtgcttttctcATCATTTCTGCTCATATGACcaaagctgcagtgctgtgtgggGATGGCACACCGGGAGAGGCTGGAGCCGTGCCAGCTATATagctctgcctggagaagcGCCGTGGGCTGCCGCTCTCCAGTTTGCAGCGCACCGAGGAGCCCACAGACGCCAGGGCTCGGCTAAAGAGAGGGGACGGGATGCCTTTGCAGGGACCGGGGTGAGGGTCGCTCCCTAGCAGGTTGGAGCCTAAGCCTTACTGGAGCAGTGCCAGAGTCTGTCGTGATACCGGCTGGAGAAAGAGTTGTGCCAAGGTCAAGTTCTCGGGCGCGGTGGAAGAGCTAgtggtgcagagcagagcctTTTCCTTTAGCAAGTCGGGACGAGCTTTACCAGTTATATTCGGTGATGAGTAAGAAACTGCAGCATATGCCAAGCTTCAAGCTACTCCTGAGGTCGAGAAGCAAATGTAATGTAGCTTTCGAACATTTGCCTTATCGTCCAAACACTTTAAAcatctcccccttccccctccccttcacGCACGTATTCCTTTTAGACCTCGTTTCTTTCGGGCCAGTCCATATTAAGCATCATCCTCGCTGAATTAATTATCACATCCCTGCGAATCCCACAGATCCCGTTTGTAATGCACAATATGCTGCAGCATCTTCCCCGATATGATCTGGCGAAAAGAGATGATGCGAGGTGACAACATGCTCGTGAGGAGCTCCTGAGCAGTGATGGGCTCCTTAGACGGGACCGGGCACTTCCCGACATTGTCAAAAAGAGAGTTGGGAATTGTAAGGTGTTTTCTAGGTTTTAGGtttggatgggttttttttgtggtttgtttttttgatcCAGGAAACTGTGCCCATATGGCAAGTAGTCCAGCTCACTCTCAGAATTTGGGCAGGAGCCATAAGGCTGAGATGGCCAAGGTTAGGGCCCAGTAGTAGGGCAGATCTCTGCAGGAGCATTGGCATCCCTGCTTCAGGAAAGACGGGGGAGGACAGTGCGGCGGCAGCGAGGTCCTCACGCTGCCATCAGGGGTACAGCCCGAACCCGCCGGCCCAATGGCACCCTTGTCCCGAACGTGACCGCGGGAGAGTGGCCTTAAAAAGGAGGCGGCTGCTGCAAAAAAACTCCGGTCGCTCTGCCAGTAAATCCTTGGCGCTTTGAAAGTAGTAGCCCCCATCCTGTTCTCCGCGGCCCAAGTTCGGCTATAACGGGTGAGTCATTAGCGTGGCACTGAGCGCAGAAGGACGGAGGAGGAGGTGACATTGGGgtccccccccctttttttttttttccttttcttttttaaacaccGGCTCTTCTCTGTGGGAGGTACTGTCGTTGGAactttcttccccctcccccattTCCGTGTATTTCCTGAGATACAAGAGAAGCTTGGTTTTTTCCGAGGACAAACAAGGAGACGGATGGGGGAGCCGAGTCCCTCTCCCTAGGTTGAACGCATCCTTCCCTGATCTACATGGAGAGAGGAGCTG carries:
- the PVALB gene encoding parvalbumin alpha; protein product: MAMTDVLNAEDIKKAVGAFSAAESFNYKKFFEMVGLKKKSPEDVKKVFHILDKDRSGFIEEEELKFVLKGFTPEGRDLSDKETKALLAAGDKDGDGKIGADEFATLVAES